One part of the Sulfolobus tengchongensis genome encodes these proteins:
- the glgX gene encoding glycogen debranching protein GlgX codes for MSVFFRSRDRPLSPGEPYPLGSTWIESEDGVNFSLFSENAEKVELLLYSPSNQKYPKEVIELKEKTGDIFHTFVPGLRPGSLYAYRVYGPYKPELGLRFNPNKALIDPYAKAINGNVVWNDAVFGYKIGDQNQDLSFDERDSSEFVPKSVVINPHFEWDDKSFYKTRKRIPLKDMIVYEVHVKGFTKLRMDLPEKIRGTYEGLSSPQMIDYLKDLGITTVELMPVFHFIDQRFLIEKGLVNYWGYDPINFFSPECRYSSSGCLGEQVVEFKRMVNELHNAGIEVIIDVVFNHTAEGNHLGPTLSFRGIDNLAYYMLQPDNKRYYLDFTGTGNTLNLSHPRVIQMVLDSLRYWVTEMHVDGFRFDLAAALARELYNVNMLNTFFISIQQDPIISQVKLIAEPWDVGPGGYQVGNFPYLWAEWNGKYRDTVRRFWRGEPILFSEIVNRIMGSPDIYLGNNKTPFASINYITSHDGFTLEDLVSYNQKHNEANGFNNQDGMNENYSWNCGAEGLTNDQNVILCREKQKRNFIITLFISQGVPMILGGDEISRTQRGNNNAFCQDNEISWFDWNLDERKLNFLEFTRKMIQFYRAHPIFRRGRYFQGKKLFGMPLKDVTFLNLDGKEVDEKVWNSPTQSVIFVLEGSVIDEINSYGERIADDTFLIILNANPNNIKFRFPEGKWELVISSYLREIRPDEKIVDAGKELEIEGRSALVYRRIQA; via the coding sequence ATGAGTGTTTTCTTCAGAAGTAGAGATAGACCACTTAGTCCAGGGGAACCTTATCCATTAGGTTCAACGTGGATAGAAAGTGAAGATGGTGTAAATTTCTCATTATTTTCAGAAAATGCTGAGAAAGTGGAATTACTTCTTTATTCTCCTTCTAATCAAAAATATCCTAAGGAGGTAATCGAACTTAAGGAAAAAACTGGAGATATTTTTCATACTTTTGTCCCTGGCTTAAGACCAGGTTCATTGTATGCATATAGAGTTTATGGTCCCTATAAGCCGGAGTTAGGATTAAGATTTAACCCGAATAAGGCATTGATAGATCCTTACGCCAAAGCAATAAATGGAAATGTAGTATGGAATGATGCAGTTTTTGGTTACAAGATAGGGGATCAAAATCAAGATTTATCTTTTGATGAGAGAGATTCCAGCGAGTTTGTTCCAAAAAGTGTTGTGATAAATCCTCATTTTGAATGGGACGACAAGAGTTTTTACAAAACAAGAAAGAGAATTCCATTAAAAGATATGATAGTCTATGAAGTTCACGTTAAAGGATTTACTAAATTACGAATGGACTTACCGGAAAAAATTAGAGGAACTTATGAAGGTCTTTCATCACCACAGATGATAGATTATCTAAAAGATCTAGGAATAACTACTGTAGAGTTGATGCCGGTTTTCCACTTCATAGATCAGAGATTTTTAATAGAAAAAGGACTCGTAAATTATTGGGGCTATGATCCAATTAATTTCTTCTCTCCAGAATGTAGATATTCTAGTAGTGGATGCTTAGGTGAACAAGTTGTAGAGTTTAAGAGAATGGTTAACGAATTGCATAACGCAGGAATAGAAGTAATAATCGATGTAGTTTTTAATCACACTGCAGAGGGAAATCATTTAGGGCCAACCTTAAGTTTTAGAGGCATAGATAACTTGGCATATTATATGTTACAACCTGACAATAAGAGATACTATTTAGACTTTACTGGAACTGGTAATACATTAAATCTTAGCCATCCCAGAGTTATTCAAATGGTTTTAGACAGTTTAAGATATTGGGTTACTGAAATGCATGTGGATGGCTTTAGATTTGACCTTGCTGCTGCGCTTGCGAGAGAATTATATAACGTCAATATGTTAAATACCTTCTTCATATCTATTCAACAAGATCCTATAATATCTCAAGTTAAATTGATAGCGGAACCTTGGGATGTAGGTCCAGGAGGTTATCAAGTTGGAAATTTCCCTTACCTTTGGGCTGAATGGAATGGAAAATATAGGGACACTGTTAGAAGATTTTGGAGAGGAGAACCAATACTTTTTAGTGAAATTGTTAACAGAATAATGGGTTCACCTGATATATATTTAGGAAACAATAAAACACCATTTGCTAGTATAAATTACATAACCTCGCATGACGGTTTTACATTAGAAGACCTAGTTAGTTATAATCAAAAACATAATGAGGCAAACGGGTTTAATAATCAAGACGGGATGAATGAAAATTACAGTTGGAACTGCGGAGCAGAGGGTCTAACTAATGATCAGAACGTCATCCTTTGTAGAGAGAAGCAAAAAAGGAACTTCATAATAACGTTGTTTATAAGTCAAGGTGTACCAATGATACTAGGAGGGGACGAGATAAGTAGAACACAAAGGGGTAATAATAATGCGTTTTGTCAAGATAATGAAATAAGTTGGTTTGATTGGAATTTAGATGAAAGAAAACTAAACTTCCTCGAATTTACGAGAAAAATGATACAATTTTATAGAGCACATCCAATATTTAGAAGAGGAAGATATTTTCAAGGCAAAAAATTATTTGGAATGCCATTAAAAGATGTAACATTTCTAAATCTTGATGGTAAAGAGGTTGATGAGAAAGTTTGGAATTCTCCAACACAATCAGTGATTTTTGTTCTAGAAGGGAGTGTTATTGATGAAATTAATTCATATGGTGAAAGAATTGCTGATGACACATTTCTGATAATATTAAATGCAAATCCAAATAATATAAAATTCAGATTTCCAGAAGGAAAGTGGGAACTAGTAATTAGCTCATATTTAAGAGAAATAAGGCCAGACGAAAAGATTGTTGATGCTGGAAAAGAATTAGAAATTGAAGGAAGAAGTGCTCTAGTTTATAGGAGGATACAAGCATGA
- a CDS encoding S41 family peptidase, with translation MKAYYMYPDIREDLVAFTSDDDIWIMSLKDMKPFRLTSGLGVSIRPKISPSGKRVAFTVIWLKSGKQGGDIYIVEDGQARRVTFFGSRNSRVAGWLNEDEIIVVTDFHTPFVQWTEAYKINVNNGKIDRIPFGILSNIVVNDNLIIIARGYQDLPNWKGYKGGTKGELWLSRDNGKTFEKFISLDGNVSWPMIVNDRVYFLSDHEGVGNLYSVNLSGGDLKKHTNFTDYYCRNASSDGKRIVFQNAGDIYLYDPTNESLVKLDIDLPTDRKKRQPKFVNAIEYMNEAVTNGNYVSIVSRGKVFLMRAWEGPAIQLGKKQGVKYRQIQVLPNGDVVAVNDEDKLVILSKDGSERIINKDLGRIERIKVSPDGKKILLSNNRLEVWLYEIDKDNAKLIDKSEYDIIFEMDWHPNSEWFAYAFPEGYYTQSIKLGHVTGKTIRITSPYGYDFSPSFDPDGRYLYFLAARHLDPTNDKVIFNLSFQRVVKPYLVVLGNYYSPFNQPLDEGIGNDNKSIELDGIEDRVVPFPIDEDNYVQIAGAKNNKIFLFSYPIRGLRSQTGEIFGRLEIYDLENKSKELYADNVAGFSLSNDKSKILLMFKENLRLFDVNAKPDFNATGKKGGVIDLTRVKVYVDPKKEWRQMLRETWKLMKQNFWNEEKLKNWESVLPKYERLIDRISTRFELSDLIQEMQGETRTSHSYETAYDYDTPEPIPTGGLGAEFDYDESNKCYKITKIYVGDPTNENERSPLRDPGVQLNVGDCIKAIDGEEINGNIYAYLVNKDQVLLDVITKDGNNRRVVAKVLKDERFLIYRYWVERNREYVHEKSKGRLGYVHIPDMMYQGFAEFYRLFMSEFHRDGLIVDVRFNRGGFISGLLLEKLLLKRVGYDYPRNGKPIPMPYFSSPKVLVGITNEHAGSDGDIFSYLFKKYKLGILIGRRTWGGVVGIRPRYRLVDKTYISQPEFAVNFEDVGFGIENYGVDPDIVVEIKPEDYINGKDTQLDRAIELALKELNS, from the coding sequence ATGAAAGCATATTATATGTATCCAGATATAAGGGAAGATTTAGTAGCATTTACCTCAGATGACGACATATGGATTATGTCCCTAAAGGACATGAAACCGTTTAGATTAACTAGTGGCTTAGGAGTCTCAATAAGACCTAAAATAAGTCCCAGTGGGAAAAGGGTAGCGTTTACAGTAATTTGGCTCAAAAGTGGCAAACAAGGAGGTGACATTTATATTGTTGAAGATGGACAAGCTAGAAGAGTTACATTCTTTGGAAGCAGAAATAGTAGGGTTGCAGGATGGTTAAATGAGGATGAGATAATAGTTGTTACTGATTTTCATACACCTTTTGTTCAATGGACTGAGGCATACAAGATTAATGTCAATAATGGTAAAATAGACAGAATCCCTTTTGGTATATTATCAAATATTGTTGTAAATGATAATTTGATAATAATAGCTAGGGGTTATCAGGATCTACCTAATTGGAAGGGATATAAAGGTGGTACTAAGGGAGAGTTATGGTTATCTCGCGATAATGGAAAAACCTTTGAGAAGTTCATAAGTTTGGATGGGAATGTAAGCTGGCCTATGATAGTTAATGATAGGGTATACTTCTTATCTGATCATGAGGGTGTTGGTAATTTATATTCAGTTAATTTAAGTGGAGGAGATTTAAAGAAGCATACTAACTTTACTGATTATTACTGTAGAAACGCTAGTAGTGATGGTAAGAGAATTGTATTTCAAAACGCTGGTGATATCTATCTTTATGATCCAACTAACGAATCTTTGGTTAAGTTAGATATTGACTTGCCTACGGATAGGAAGAAGAGACAGCCTAAGTTCGTCAATGCAATTGAATACATGAATGAAGCTGTAACAAATGGTAACTACGTAAGTATAGTAAGCAGGGGTAAAGTATTCCTAATGCGAGCATGGGAAGGTCCTGCAATTCAATTAGGTAAGAAACAAGGTGTAAAGTATAGACAGATTCAAGTTTTGCCTAATGGTGATGTAGTAGCGGTAAATGATGAGGATAAGTTAGTTATACTAAGTAAAGATGGAAGTGAAAGAATAATAAATAAGGATCTAGGTAGAATAGAGCGTATTAAAGTTTCTCCAGATGGTAAGAAAATATTATTATCAAATAATAGACTTGAGGTTTGGCTTTACGAGATTGATAAGGATAATGCTAAACTCATCGATAAGAGTGAATATGATATTATATTTGAAATGGATTGGCATCCTAATAGCGAGTGGTTTGCTTATGCTTTTCCTGAGGGCTATTATACACAGTCAATAAAATTAGGCCATGTAACTGGTAAAACTATTAGGATAACTAGTCCTTATGGATATGATTTTTCTCCTTCATTTGATCCAGATGGTAGGTATTTATACTTTCTAGCAGCAAGGCATTTAGACCCAACTAATGATAAGGTAATATTCAATTTAAGTTTTCAAAGGGTAGTTAAACCCTATCTAGTAGTATTAGGTAACTACTATTCACCATTCAACCAGCCATTAGATGAAGGGATTGGTAATGATAATAAGAGTATAGAATTAGATGGAATTGAGGATAGAGTAGTACCATTTCCAATTGATGAGGATAATTATGTACAGATAGCAGGAGCTAAGAATAACAAGATTTTCCTCTTCTCATATCCTATAAGAGGTTTGCGATCTCAGACTGGAGAGATCTTTGGTAGACTGGAAATTTACGATTTAGAGAATAAGAGTAAAGAACTGTATGCAGATAACGTAGCTGGCTTCTCTTTATCTAATGATAAAAGTAAAATACTGTTAATGTTTAAGGAAAATTTGAGGTTGTTTGATGTTAATGCTAAACCAGATTTTAACGCTACTGGAAAGAAGGGTGGGGTAATTGATCTAACCAGAGTTAAGGTCTATGTTGACCCGAAGAAAGAATGGAGACAAATGCTTAGGGAAACGTGGAAATTAATGAAGCAGAACTTCTGGAATGAGGAAAAGCTTAAGAACTGGGAATCTGTATTGCCAAAGTATGAAAGATTGATAGATAGAATAAGTACGAGGTTTGAACTCTCTGACCTAATTCAAGAGATGCAGGGCGAGACTAGAACTTCCCACTCTTATGAAACGGCTTACGATTATGATACGCCAGAGCCAATCCCAACAGGTGGTCTTGGTGCAGAATTTGATTATGATGAAAGCAATAAATGTTACAAGATTACTAAAATATATGTTGGAGATCCAACTAACGAGAATGAGAGAAGTCCCTTAAGAGATCCAGGCGTACAACTAAACGTTGGAGACTGTATAAAGGCAATAGATGGGGAGGAGATCAATGGCAATATTTATGCTTATCTAGTGAATAAAGATCAAGTTTTACTTGACGTTATTACTAAGGATGGTAATAATAGGAGAGTAGTAGCAAAGGTGTTAAAGGATGAGAGATTCTTAATATATAGATATTGGGTTGAGAGGAACAGAGAGTATGTTCATGAAAAAAGTAAGGGTAGATTGGGTTATGTCCACATACCAGATATGATGTATCAAGGATTTGCGGAGTTCTACAGATTGTTTATGTCTGAATTCCACAGAGATGGATTAATAGTCGATGTTAGATTCAATAGGGGTGGATTCATTTCAGGTTTATTATTGGAGAAGTTGCTCTTAAAGAGGGTTGGTTATGATTATCCAAGAAATGGTAAACCTATACCAATGCCTTATTTCTCATCCCCTAAAGTCCTAGTAGGTATAACTAACGAGCATGCGGGCTCAGATGGTGATATATTCTCTTATTTGTTTAAGAAGTATAAATTGGGAATCTTGATAGGTAGGAGAACGTGGGGAGGTGTGGTAGGTATAAGGCCTAGGTATAGATTAGTTGACAAAACTTATATTAGCCAACCCGAATTCGCAGTAAACTTTGAAGATGTTGGATTTGGAATTGAAAATTATGGTGTAGATCCAGATATAGTAGTTGAGATAAAGCCAGAGGATTATATAAACGGTAAGGATACACAATTAGATAGAGCAATAGAACTAGCCTTAAAGGAATTGAATTCTTAA
- a CDS encoding malto-oligosyltrehalose synthase — MIIGTYRLQLNKNLTFYDVINHLDYFKELGISHLYLSPILKARPGSTHGYDVVDHSKINDELGGEEGYYKLINEAKERGLGIIQDIVPNHMAVHHTNWRLMDLLRNWNKSKYYNYFDHYNDNKIIFPILEDTLDNVIERNLIKIVNYHIQYRDYLFPINDIGIEFLKQKKCFDSSCLTKDDIKRLLSLQYYELTYWRESPNYRRFFAVNELIAVRVELEEVFKESHEKILKLPIDGYRIDHIDGLYNPKEYLMRLRNYSGENKIIYVEKILQLNEKLRNDWNVEGTTGYDFLNYVNMLLVDGSGEKELTRIYEEFVGKKMNIDEIIKESKRLVATTLFKGDLERLSKILGIEYEYLVNFLTCLNIYRTYIPDDDTNSIRVCDKEGKIKDTKGIMRLQQYMPAIYAKGYEDTALFRYNRLISLNEVGSDIRKFSITLDQFHSFNTNRLNSLSMNTLSTHDTKFSEDVRAKISVLSEIPKEWEKRIRYWHDLLKPNIDKNDEYRFYQTLLGSFDGFTNEYKDRIKNHIIKAIREAKVNTTWENHNVEYERKILAFIDDVFSNDAFKRDFMTFENKIRYYGYMKSLIATVLKFTSPGVPDTYQGTEIWKYLLTDPDNRIPVDFNSLEALMRQLPDNIKNLDISDHRTKMLYVKKLLKVRKDYLVHSSEYRPLKYGYIRGKVTVLFSPIVTREIDEKVVINNHSRDLLRNEEISRGEYKLSELIGLHKVVVLVSP; from the coding sequence ATGATCATAGGCACCTATAGGTTACAACTTAATAAGAATCTTACTTTTTATGATGTTATAAACCATTTAGATTACTTTAAGGAACTAGGTATATCGCATTTATATTTATCTCCAATTCTTAAAGCTAGACCAGGTAGTACGCACGGTTATGACGTAGTTGATCACAGCAAAATAAATGATGAGTTAGGTGGAGAAGAGGGTTATTACAAGCTTATTAATGAGGCAAAGGAAAGAGGATTAGGAATTATCCAAGATATTGTTCCAAATCATATGGCGGTGCATCACACTAACTGGAGATTGATGGACTTATTAAGGAATTGGAACAAAAGTAAATATTATAACTATTTTGATCATTATAACGATAATAAAATTATATTTCCAATCCTTGAAGATACATTGGATAATGTTATAGAGAGAAACTTAATCAAAATTGTAAATTATCATATACAATATAGAGACTATTTATTTCCAATAAATGACATAGGAATCGAATTTTTAAAGCAGAAAAAATGTTTTGATAGTTCTTGCTTAACAAAAGATGATATAAAGAGACTACTTTCATTACAATACTATGAGTTAACATACTGGAGAGAGAGTCCAAACTATAGGAGATTCTTTGCAGTAAATGAACTAATAGCGGTTAGAGTAGAATTAGAAGAGGTATTCAAAGAATCTCATGAAAAAATCTTGAAATTACCTATAGACGGATATAGAATCGATCATATAGATGGGTTGTACAACCCAAAGGAGTACTTGATGAGATTAAGAAATTATAGTGGAGAAAATAAGATAATCTACGTAGAAAAGATATTACAATTAAACGAAAAGTTGAGAAACGATTGGAATGTCGAAGGAACTACGGGATATGATTTCCTAAATTATGTTAATATGTTACTAGTTGATGGAAGTGGAGAGAAGGAATTAACGAGAATTTATGAAGAGTTCGTAGGAAAGAAAATGAATATAGATGAGATAATTAAGGAAAGTAAAAGATTAGTGGCAACTACATTATTTAAAGGAGATCTTGAAAGGTTATCTAAAATCCTTGGCATTGAGTATGAGTATTTAGTTAACTTTCTTACATGCCTAAATATTTATAGAACATATATACCAGACGATGATACAAATAGTATAAGGGTATGTGATAAAGAGGGCAAAATTAAAGATACAAAAGGTATAATGAGGCTTCAACAATACATGCCTGCAATATATGCTAAGGGTTATGAAGATACTGCATTATTTAGATATAATAGACTCATTTCATTAAATGAAGTTGGAAGCGATATTAGGAAATTTAGCATTACACTGGATCAGTTTCATTCATTTAATACTAATAGGCTAAACTCGCTTTCAATGAATACGTTATCTACCCATGATACTAAGTTTAGTGAAGATGTTAGAGCTAAGATTTCTGTACTATCAGAAATTCCTAAAGAATGGGAAAAAAGAATTAGATATTGGCATGACTTATTAAAGCCAAATATTGACAAAAATGATGAGTACAGATTCTATCAGACCTTATTAGGTAGCTTTGATGGATTCACTAATGAATATAAGGATCGTATAAAGAATCATATTATAAAAGCAATAAGAGAAGCTAAGGTCAACACTACATGGGAAAATCATAACGTAGAGTATGAAAGAAAAATTTTGGCTTTTATCGATGATGTCTTCTCTAATGATGCGTTCAAGAGAGATTTCATGACATTTGAAAATAAAATAAGATACTATGGATACATGAAGTCTTTAATCGCAACTGTATTAAAATTCACTTCTCCGGGTGTTCCAGATACTTATCAAGGAACTGAGATTTGGAAATATTTACTGACAGATCCCGATAATAGAATACCAGTCGACTTTAACAGTTTAGAAGCGTTAATGAGACAACTACCAGATAATATTAAAAACCTTGACATTTCAGATCATAGAACTAAAATGCTATATGTTAAAAAGTTGTTAAAAGTTAGAAAAGATTATCTTGTACATTCTAGTGAATATAGGCCATTAAAATATGGATATATAAGAGGAAAAGTTACAGTATTATTCTCTCCAATAGTCACTAGAGAAATAGATGAGAAAGTAGTCATAAATAATCATAGCAGAGATTTGTTAAGAAATGAAGAGATCAGTAGAGGAGAATATAAATTAAGTGAACTTATAGGTCTACATAAGGTTGTTGTATTAGTATCTCCATAG
- the treZ gene encoding malto-oligosyltrehalose trehalohydrolase, producing MMFGYKFDEGYVTFTLWAPYQREVKLKIQNKGVYKMERDDKGYFTITVNANAGDKYKYILDDNSEIPDPASRYQPDGVHGYSEIVSSSFYWEDDEWKGIDKKDLIIYEIHVGTFTQEGNFEGVIKKLNYLKDLGITAIEIMPIAQFPGRRDWGYNGVYLYAVQNSYGGPTGFKKLVNEAHKLGIGVILDVVYNHVGPEGNYMIKLGPYFSNKYKTPWGLTFNFDDYGSDEVRQFILENIEYWIRDFHIDGFRLDAVHAIMDNSPKHILEDISDIAHKFGKLVIAESDLNDPKIVNPKEKCGYNIDAQWVDDFHHSIHAFFTKERNSYYADFGNLDDIVKAYNDVFVYDGKYSKFRGKTHGKPVGDLDGCKFVVYIQNHDQVGNRGKGERLINLVDIETYKIAVALYILSPYIPMLFMGEEYGETNPFYYFSDFSDPKLIQGVREGRKRDNGQETDPQAEETFNSSKLSWRINDDILSLYKRLIGIRKEYSLSCERNLVIERGNDWITIKREKLFAIFVFSRVSIQIMNRGSLILSSNQSFPRELSNGVYEFEKGFRLYKL from the coding sequence ATTATGTTTGGCTACAAATTTGATGAGGGTTATGTAACTTTTACATTATGGGCACCTTATCAAAGAGAAGTAAAGTTGAAAATACAAAATAAAGGAGTTTATAAAATGGAGAGAGATGACAAAGGATACTTTACCATAACGGTAAATGCAAATGCAGGAGACAAGTACAAATATATATTAGATGATAATAGTGAAATACCAGATCCGGCTTCTAGATATCAGCCCGATGGAGTTCATGGATATTCAGAGATAGTATCAAGTAGTTTTTATTGGGAAGATGATGAGTGGAAAGGTATTGATAAAAAGGATTTAATAATATATGAGATCCATGTAGGAACATTCACTCAGGAAGGGAATTTCGAAGGGGTTATCAAGAAACTTAACTATCTAAAAGATTTAGGAATTACTGCAATAGAAATTATGCCAATAGCTCAATTTCCTGGAAGAAGGGACTGGGGATATAATGGAGTTTACTTATATGCAGTACAGAATTCCTATGGCGGACCAACAGGCTTTAAGAAATTAGTAAATGAAGCCCATAAATTGGGCATCGGAGTTATTTTAGATGTTGTATATAATCACGTGGGTCCTGAAGGAAACTACATGATTAAATTAGGTCCATATTTCTCAAACAAATATAAGACACCTTGGGGATTGACTTTTAATTTCGATGATTATGGGAGCGACGAAGTAAGACAGTTTATACTTGAAAATATCGAGTACTGGATAAGGGATTTTCACATAGATGGATTTAGACTAGATGCTGTTCACGCAATTATGGATAACTCTCCAAAACATATATTAGAAGATATTAGCGATATAGCACATAAATTTGGCAAACTTGTAATAGCGGAAAGTGATCTAAATGATCCAAAAATCGTAAATCCTAAGGAAAAATGTGGGTACAACATTGATGCTCAATGGGTAGATGACTTTCATCATTCAATTCACGCCTTTTTTACTAAGGAGAGAAATTCGTATTATGCAGACTTTGGAAATCTAGATGATATAGTAAAGGCTTATAATGACGTTTTTGTATATGATGGTAAATACTCTAAATTCAGAGGTAAAACTCATGGAAAACCAGTAGGAGATTTAGATGGATGTAAATTCGTGGTTTATATTCAAAATCATGATCAGGTTGGAAATAGAGGCAAAGGAGAAAGATTAATAAATTTAGTAGATATCGAAACTTATAAGATAGCCGTAGCACTATATATTTTATCACCATACATTCCCATGTTGTTTATGGGAGAAGAATACGGAGAAACAAATCCGTTTTATTACTTCTCAGATTTCTCAGATCCTAAATTAATACAAGGTGTTAGAGAGGGTAGGAAAAGAGATAATGGGCAAGAAACAGACCCACAAGCAGAAGAGACTTTTAACTCATCTAAACTTAGCTGGAGAATTAACGATGATATTTTATCACTTTATAAAAGATTGATAGGAATAAGAAAAGAGTACTCCCTTTCTTGCGAAAGGAATCTAGTAATAGAGAGAGGAAATGACTGGATAACAATTAAACGTGAAAAGTTATTTGCAATTTTCGTATTTTCAAGAGTTTCTATACAAATAATGAATAGAGGAAGCTTAATTTTATCATCAAATCAATCATTTCCAAGGGAACTCAGTAATGGTGTTTATGAATTCGAAAAAGGGTTTAGATTATATAAACTTTAG